Proteins encoded within one genomic window of Micromonospora halotolerans:
- the cobO gene encoding cob(I)yrinic acid a,c-diamide adenosyltransferase: MPQGKPTHVPADGLTTRQRRHRPLLIVHTGQMKGKSTAAFGLALRAWTAGLPIGVFQFVKSAKWRVGEENAFRALGEVHGRTGQGAPVTWHKMGEGWSWIQRGGAADHAEDAREGWRQIQRDLAAERYGLYVLDEFTYPMKWGWVDVDEVVATLRDRPGFQHVVVTGRDADPRLVEAADLVAELTKVKHPMDAGQKGQKGIEW, encoded by the coding sequence ATGCCGCAGGGAAAGCCGACCCACGTGCCCGCCGACGGGCTGACCACCCGGCAGCGGCGCCACCGGCCGCTGCTGATCGTGCACACCGGACAGATGAAGGGGAAGTCGACCGCCGCGTTCGGGCTGGCGCTGCGCGCCTGGACCGCCGGGCTGCCGATCGGCGTCTTCCAGTTCGTCAAGAGCGCCAAGTGGCGGGTGGGGGAGGAGAACGCCTTCCGGGCCCTCGGCGAGGTGCACGGGCGCACCGGGCAGGGCGCCCCGGTCACCTGGCACAAGATGGGCGAGGGCTGGTCCTGGATCCAGCGCGGCGGCGCGGCCGACCACGCCGAGGACGCCCGCGAGGGCTGGCGGCAGATCCAGCGCGACCTGGCCGCCGAGCGTTACGGGCTCTACGTGCTCGACGAGTTCACGTACCCGATGAAGTGGGGTTGGGTCGACGTGGACGAGGTCGTCGCCACCCTGCGCGACCGGCCCGGCTTCCAGCACGTGGTGGTCACCGGACGGGACGCGGACCCGCGGCTGGTCGAGGCGGCCGACCTGGTCGCCGAGCTGACCAAGGTCAAGCACCCGATGGACGCCGGTCAGAAGGGCCAGAAGGGCATCGAATGGTGA
- the cobI gene encoding precorrin-2 C(20)-methyltransferase translates to MSPPAAVLTGIGVGPGDPELLTLRAARLLGEADLVFVPVLDRLAADPDAPAGRAETTVRAHVPADRLRRLPFALDDRGGVTARRERAWDAAAAAVVAAVDGGARSVAFATIGDPNVYSTFGYLADGVRARRPGVAVRTVPGITAMQDLAARAGVALCEGREPLTLLPATAGLTPVADALAGPGTVVVYKGWRRHPDLVDELRRQGRLADAVLGRALGLPGERIGPVDAMAGDLPYLSTLLVPARRDGRGGKL, encoded by the coding sequence GTGAGCCCGCCCGCCGCCGTGCTGACCGGGATCGGGGTCGGACCCGGCGACCCGGAACTGCTGACGCTCAGGGCCGCGCGGCTGCTGGGCGAGGCCGACCTGGTGTTCGTACCCGTGCTGGACCGGCTCGCCGCGGACCCGGACGCGCCCGCCGGGCGGGCCGAGACCACCGTGCGCGCGCACGTGCCTGCGGACCGGCTGCGCCGGCTGCCGTTCGCCCTGGACGACCGGGGCGGGGTGACCGCCCGCCGGGAGCGGGCCTGGGACGCCGCGGCGGCGGCCGTGGTGGCCGCCGTCGACGGCGGCGCCCGGTCGGTCGCCTTCGCCACCATCGGCGACCCCAACGTCTACTCGACCTTCGGCTACCTGGCCGACGGGGTCCGGGCCCGGCGACCCGGGGTCGCGGTGCGGACCGTGCCCGGCATCACCGCCATGCAGGACCTGGCCGCCCGCGCCGGGGTGGCGCTCTGCGAGGGCCGGGAACCGCTCACCCTGCTGCCCGCCACGGCCGGCCTCACGCCGGTCGCCGACGCGCTCGCCGGCCCCGGGACCGTCGTCGTCTACAAAGGCTGGCGCCGCCACCCCGACCTGGTCGACGAGCTGCGCCGGCAGGGCCGGCTGGCCGACGCTGTGCTGGGCCGGGCGCTGGGCCTGCCCGGCGAGCGGATCGGGCCGGTGGACGCCATGGCCGGCGACCTGCCCTACCTGTCGACGCTGCTCGTCCCGGCCCGCCGGGACGGCCGGGGAGGAAAACTGTGA